One genomic window of Xanthobacter dioxanivorans includes the following:
- the soxZ gene encoding thiosulfate oxidation carrier complex protein SoxZ, whose amino-acid sequence MTIRSTPRVRVPTRAKMGEVIEIKTLISHEMDNGQGGEAAGEGMPSDIVNSFEASFNGRPFFSAEWFPSVSANPFQSFFFKVKESGEFTFVWKDDQGAERKTTARLTVA is encoded by the coding sequence ATGACCATCAGGTCCACGCCCCGCGTGCGCGTGCCAACGCGGGCGAAAATGGGCGAGGTCATCGAGATCAAGACCCTGATTTCCCACGAGATGGACAACGGCCAGGGCGGGGAGGCCGCCGGCGAAGGCATGCCGAGCGACATCGTGAATTCCTTCGAGGCCTCCTTCAACGGCAGGCCTTTCTTTAGTGCGGAGTGGTTCCCGTCCGTCTCGGCCAATCCCTTCCAGTCCTTCTTCTTCAAAGTGAAGGAGAGCGGGGAATTCACCTTCGTGTGGAAGGACGACCAGGGAGCCGAGCGGAAGACCACCGCCAGGCTGACCGTGGCCTGA